One Micromonospora sp. WMMD1120 genomic region harbors:
- a CDS encoding response regulator transcription factor, which produces MTTSPIPATRTKVLLVDDHDLIRKGLRHAFERDRQFEVVGEAATAAEGVRQAGALQPDVVIMDLRLPDGSGLEATRALRKSSASMGIVVLTMYAGDDQLFGALEAGASAFVPKTAPADEVVAAARHAASSPSAFTAADLAEAMKRRLAPSGPQLSPREGQVLRLLADGMSVAGIAKQLFVSESTAKTHISKLYEKLGAANRAQALMTALRLGLLEAPDAPKF; this is translated from the coding sequence ATGACCACAAGCCCGATACCGGCCACCCGCACCAAGGTCCTCCTTGTCGACGATCATGACCTGATTCGCAAGGGCCTGCGGCACGCCTTCGAGCGCGATCGCCAGTTCGAGGTCGTCGGCGAGGCGGCCACCGCGGCGGAGGGCGTACGCCAGGCCGGCGCCCTGCAGCCGGACGTGGTGATCATGGATCTGCGGCTGCCCGACGGCAGCGGCCTGGAGGCCACCCGCGCGCTGCGCAAGTCGAGCGCGTCGATGGGCATCGTGGTGCTGACCATGTACGCCGGCGACGACCAGCTCTTCGGCGCGCTGGAGGCCGGCGCGAGCGCCTTCGTGCCGAAGACCGCGCCGGCCGACGAGGTGGTGGCCGCCGCGCGGCACGCCGCCTCCTCCCCCAGCGCGTTCACCGCCGCCGACCTGGCCGAGGCGATGAAGCGGCGGCTCGCCCCGTCCGGCCCGCAGTTGTCGCCCCGGGAGGGCCAGGTGCTGCGGCTGCTCGCCGACGGCATGAGCGTGGCGGGCATCGCCAAGCAGCTGTTCGTCAGCGAGTCCACGGCGAAGACGCACATCTCGAAGCTCTACGAGAAGCTCGGCGCGGCCAACCGGGCCCAGGCCCTGATGACCGCGCTCCGGCTCGGCCTGCTCGAGGCACCGGACGCGCCGAAGTTCTGA
- a CDS encoding SAM-dependent methyltransferase translates to MQRPDWAPETIDIERPSVARMYDYYLGGSHNFAADRAAAQAMVAAVPEAPLMAQANRAFLRRAVHHLAGAGIRQFLDIGSGIPTVGNVHEIAQRLDPRSRVVYVDVDPVAVAHSREILADNEQAVVVQEDLRRPEAILGHPDVRKLLDFSQPIAVMVVAVLHFVSDDDQPARLLRTLRDALAPGSYLVLSQASDDGRSRDERAEAERVYQRTDSPLWIRSRTELTALFDGFELLEPGVVWVPEWRPDTPESAEDAERAVFMGGVGRLGG, encoded by the coding sequence ATGCAGCGGCCGGACTGGGCACCCGAGACGATCGACATCGAGCGCCCGAGCGTCGCGCGGATGTACGACTACTACCTCGGCGGCTCGCACAACTTCGCCGCCGACCGCGCCGCCGCGCAGGCGATGGTCGCGGCGGTGCCCGAGGCGCCGCTGATGGCCCAGGCCAACCGGGCGTTCCTGCGGCGGGCCGTGCACCACCTCGCCGGGGCCGGCATCCGGCAGTTCCTGGACATCGGCTCGGGCATCCCGACGGTCGGCAACGTGCACGAGATCGCCCAGCGGCTCGACCCACGGTCGCGAGTGGTCTATGTGGACGTCGACCCGGTCGCGGTGGCCCACAGCCGGGAGATCCTGGCCGACAACGAGCAGGCGGTGGTGGTGCAGGAGGACCTGCGCCGGCCGGAGGCGATCCTGGGCCACCCGGACGTGCGCAAGCTGCTCGACTTCAGCCAACCGATCGCCGTGATGGTCGTGGCCGTGCTGCACTTCGTCTCCGACGACGACCAGCCGGCGCGACTGCTGCGGACGCTGCGCGACGCCCTGGCCCCCGGCAGCTACCTGGTGCTGTCGCAGGCCAGCGACGACGGGCGCAGCAGGGACGAGCGCGCCGAGGCGGAACGGGTGTACCAACGCACCGACAGTCCGCTGTGGATTCGCAGCCGCACAGAGCTGACCGCGCTCTTCGACGGGTTCGAGCTGCTCGAACCGGGCGTGGTCTGGGTGCCCGAGTGGCGACCGGACACTCCGGAGAGCGCGGAGGACGCCGAGCGCGCGGTCTTCATGGGCGGCGTGGGGCGCCTCGGTGGCTGA
- a CDS encoding bifunctional diguanylate cyclase/phosphodiesterase — translation MTQAQLEALLDRLTGELAGALRTEPFDLRAGHRVGAELVAAHIASAEGLGRTVEVIQLRLIRDLGLVAEEVEDRMARLLAAVATGYARALRDRTLDEQESIRRAAMRARTQAERALRASEARFRHQATHDPLTGLPNRTLFTERLAAALNEPGRGAQRVGVCFLDLDRFKVVNDTLGHQIGDLLLATVAERLRKAMGEHLVARLGGDEFVILVERTGGTDDMVTVAETALAAVGAPALVDGHELQISASIGIVERQVAGANPTDLMRAADSTLHWAKSAGGARWALYDAERNQRELARYALSAAIPAALDRGEFYLDYQPLTSLRDGSIVGVEALVRWRHPELGVLRPDSFIGLAEETGLIVQLGGWVLAEACREAEAWSTGAAAAPFVSVNLAVRQVRRPGLVQEVRALLRQTGLPPERLQLEITESTMMSTAEEPVRALRVLADLGVRIAIDDFGTGYSNLAYLRDLPVTELKVAGEFVAGLRSPSVGRTDERILASLVSLAHALDLTVTAEGVETAGQAERLRAIGCDAAQGWHFGRPAPADRILARIR, via the coding sequence ATGACCCAGGCCCAGTTGGAAGCCCTGCTGGACCGCCTCACCGGGGAGTTGGCCGGCGCGCTGCGCACCGAACCGTTCGACCTGCGCGCCGGGCACCGGGTGGGCGCCGAGTTGGTCGCCGCGCACATCGCCTCCGCGGAGGGTCTGGGTCGTACCGTCGAGGTCATCCAGCTCCGGTTGATCCGCGACCTGGGGTTGGTGGCCGAGGAGGTCGAGGACCGGATGGCCCGGCTGCTGGCGGCGGTGGCCACCGGCTACGCCCGCGCGCTGCGGGACCGGACGCTCGACGAGCAGGAGTCGATCCGCCGCGCCGCGATGCGGGCCCGCACGCAGGCCGAGCGGGCGTTGCGGGCCAGCGAGGCCCGGTTTCGTCACCAGGCCACCCATGACCCGCTCACCGGCCTGCCCAACCGGACGCTGTTCACCGAGCGGCTCGCCGCCGCGCTCAACGAGCCGGGTCGGGGCGCGCAACGCGTCGGCGTGTGCTTCCTGGACCTGGACCGCTTCAAGGTCGTCAACGACACCCTCGGGCACCAGATCGGTGACCTGCTGCTGGCGACGGTGGCCGAACGGTTGCGCAAGGCCATGGGCGAGCACCTGGTGGCCCGCCTCGGCGGCGACGAGTTCGTCATCCTGGTGGAGCGCACCGGCGGCACCGACGACATGGTCACCGTCGCCGAGACCGCGCTGGCCGCGGTCGGGGCGCCGGCGCTCGTCGACGGGCACGAGCTACAGATCTCGGCGAGCATCGGGATCGTCGAGCGCCAGGTGGCCGGCGCCAACCCGACCGACCTGATGCGGGCCGCCGACAGCACACTGCACTGGGCGAAGTCCGCCGGTGGGGCGCGGTGGGCGCTCTACGACGCCGAGCGCAACCAGCGGGAACTGGCCCGCTACGCCCTCTCCGCGGCCATCCCGGCCGCGTTGGACCGGGGCGAGTTCTACCTCGACTACCAGCCACTGACGTCGCTGCGCGACGGCAGCATCGTCGGCGTGGAGGCGCTGGTCCGTTGGCGTCACCCGGAGCTGGGGGTGCTGCGACCGGACAGCTTCATCGGGCTGGCCGAGGAGACCGGCCTGATCGTCCAGTTGGGCGGGTGGGTGCTGGCCGAGGCGTGCCGCGAGGCGGAGGCGTGGTCGACCGGGGCCGCCGCCGCGCCGTTCGTCAGCGTCAACCTGGCGGTCCGCCAGGTACGCCGGCCCGGACTCGTGCAGGAGGTCCGCGCGCTCCTCCGGCAGACCGGCCTACCGCCGGAACGACTCCAACTGGAGATCACCGAGAGCACGATGATGAGCACCGCCGAGGAGCCGGTTCGCGCCCTACGGGTGCTGGCCGACCTCGGGGTACGCATCGCCATCGACGATTTCGGCACCGGCTACAGCAACCTGGCGTACCTGCGCGACCTGCCCGTGACCGAGCTGAAGGTGGCCGGCGAGTTCGTGGCCGGCCTGCGCTCACCGTCGGTGGGCCGCACCGACGAACGCATCCTGGCCTCGCTGGTCTCGCTCGCGCACGCGCTGGACCTGACGGTGACCGCCGAGGGGGTGGAGACCGCCGGGCAGGCCGAGCGGCTCCGCGCGATCGGCTGCGACGCCGCGCAGGGCTGGCACTTCGGCCGGCCGGCCCCGGCCGACCGCATCCTCGCCCGCATCCGCTGA
- a CDS encoding TetR/AcrR family transcriptional regulator, translated as MSAEERGLRARLVAAGVDLVLREGQSAVSLREIARRAGVSHGAPRRYFPTHVDLLSAIAREGFTDLTARVEATLRDVGPDPRTRLTALARTYLDFAAAHRGMFELMFRHDLLNSGRLRLRETSLPLFAVLTDLVAQARRPTAAPAPVVAGALWANVHGIAQLWAWGSLPLATGATDDDALLRATLDAHLGPTPG; from the coding sequence ATGAGCGCCGAGGAGAGGGGTCTGCGGGCCCGACTGGTGGCCGCCGGAGTGGACCTGGTGCTGCGCGAAGGCCAGTCGGCGGTGTCGCTGCGGGAGATCGCCCGCCGGGCCGGCGTCTCACACGGCGCGCCACGGCGCTACTTCCCCACCCACGTCGACCTGCTCTCCGCCATCGCCCGGGAGGGCTTCACCGACCTCACCGCCCGCGTCGAGGCCACCCTGCGCGATGTCGGGCCTGATCCCCGTACCCGACTGACCGCCCTGGCCCGGACGTACCTGGACTTCGCGGCGGCCCACCGCGGCATGTTCGAGCTGATGTTCCGACACGACCTGCTGAACAGCGGCCGGTTGCGGCTGCGCGAGACCAGCCTGCCGCTCTTCGCCGTCCTGACCGACCTGGTGGCGCAGGCGCGCCGGCCGACGGCCGCGCCCGCGCCGGTGGTCGCCGGGGCGCTCTGGGCCAACGTGCACGGCATCGCCCAGCTCTGGGCCTGGGGCAGCCTGCCGCTGGCGACCGGGGCCACCGACGACGACGCCCTGCTGCGCGCCACGCTCGACGCCCACCTCGGCCCGACACCCGGCTGA